From a single Acidimicrobiales bacterium genomic region:
- the fusA gene encoding elongation factor G, producing the protein MKSFPAGKVRNVVLVGHGGAGKTTLAESLLHCAGVTNRMGRVEDGTTVTDFDPEEQKRGLSLSLALAPFEWKGHKVNLLDTPGYADFIGDVHAALRVADLAVFVVSAVEGVEVQTEVIWKAATAIGIPRMVFVNKLDRERASFQRTLDQLIDRFGAGIAPLELPIGEETSFRGVADLLTDRAYVYDGGKVDAGPIPGDMEEQEHQVRDSLVEGIVVADDTLLERYLEGDVPSSEELERTLALGVAGASVFPVVCGSATTGIGIDRLADLVCEIGPSPTDRPPVEVTAGDQAVEVKPDPSGDPLAFVFKTVADPYVGQISMFKVLSGTIRPDAHLTNTRSGADERLHGLFTLRGKEQEGVPEVVAGDIAAVAKLSSTATGDTLAPKGTPVRVPGFERPDPVLSVAIVARTQADEDKLANALHRLQEEDPALVVERNEETRQTLLRGTGETHLTIALEKLARKFGVEVATQDVRVPYRETITGKAEAEGKYKKQSGGHGQFGVAWLRVEPLERGGGFEFVDQIVGGAIPRQFIPAVQKGVEDTMGQGGVFGYPVVDVRVTCFDGKYHPVDSSEMSFKTAGRIGFKEAMAKAGPVLLEPISLLEVTVPAEYQGDVMGDLNARRGRVQGTEPAGDGEQVITAMVPTSEIMRYAIDLRSMTGGRGRFTARHDHYDLMPAHLVDKVKRADEE; encoded by the coding sequence GCCGGCGTCACGAACCGCATGGGCCGGGTCGAGGACGGCACCACCGTGACCGACTTCGACCCGGAGGAGCAGAAGCGGGGGCTGTCCCTGTCCCTCGCGCTCGCGCCGTTCGAGTGGAAGGGGCACAAGGTCAACCTGCTCGACACGCCGGGCTACGCCGACTTCATCGGCGACGTGCACGCCGCCCTGCGGGTCGCCGACCTGGCCGTCTTCGTCGTGAGCGCCGTCGAGGGCGTCGAGGTCCAGACCGAGGTCATCTGGAAGGCGGCCACCGCCATCGGCATCCCCCGGATGGTGTTCGTCAACAAGCTCGACCGGGAGCGGGCGTCGTTCCAGCGCACCCTCGACCAGCTCATCGACCGGTTCGGCGCCGGGATCGCCCCCCTCGAGCTCCCGATCGGCGAGGAGACCTCGTTCCGGGGCGTCGCCGACCTGCTCACCGACCGGGCCTACGTGTACGACGGCGGCAAGGTCGACGCCGGGCCGATCCCGGGCGACATGGAGGAGCAGGAGCACCAGGTGAGGGACAGCCTGGTCGAGGGCATCGTCGTCGCCGACGACACGCTCCTCGAGCGCTACCTGGAGGGCGACGTCCCGTCCTCCGAGGAGCTCGAGCGCACGCTCGCCCTCGGCGTCGCCGGCGCCAGCGTCTTCCCGGTCGTGTGCGGCTCGGCCACCACCGGGATCGGCATCGACCGCCTCGCCGACCTCGTGTGCGAGATCGGCCCGTCGCCCACCGACCGCCCGCCCGTCGAGGTCACCGCCGGCGACCAGGCCGTCGAGGTCAAGCCCGACCCGAGCGGCGACCCGCTGGCGTTCGTGTTCAAGACCGTGGCCGACCCCTACGTCGGCCAGATCTCGATGTTCAAGGTGCTCTCGGGCACGATCCGGCCCGACGCCCACCTCACCAACACCCGCAGCGGCGCCGACGAGCGCCTCCACGGGCTGTTCACCCTGCGGGGGAAGGAGCAGGAGGGCGTCCCCGAGGTCGTCGCCGGCGACATCGCCGCCGTCGCCAAGCTCTCCTCCACCGCCACCGGCGACACCCTCGCCCCCAAGGGCACGCCCGTGCGGGTCCCCGGGTTCGAGCGGCCCGACCCCGTCCTGTCGGTCGCCATCGTCGCCCGCACCCAGGCCGACGAGGACAAGCTCGCCAACGCCCTCCACCGCCTCCAGGAGGAGGACCCGGCGCTCGTCGTCGAGCGCAACGAGGAGACCAGGCAGACGCTCCTGCGGGGGACGGGCGAGACCCACCTCACCATCGCCCTGGAGAAGCTGGCCAGGAAGTTCGGCGTGGAGGTCGCCACCCAGGACGTGCGGGTCCCCTACCGGGAGACGATCACGGGCAAGGCCGAGGCCGAGGGCAAGTACAAGAAGCAGTCCGGCGGGCACGGCCAGTTCGGCGTCGCCTGGCTGCGGGTCGAGCCGCTGGAGCGGGGCGGCGGGTTCGAGTTCGTCGACCAGATCGTCGGCGGCGCCATCCCCCGCCAGTTCATCCCGGCCGTGCAGAAGGGCGTCGAGGACACGATGGGCCAGGGCGGCGTGTTCGGCTACCCGGTCGTCGACGTCCGGGTCACCTGCTTCGACGGCAAGTACCACCCGGTCGACTCGTCCGAGATGAGCTTCAAGACGGCCGGGCGCATCGGGTTCAAGGAGGCCATGGCCAAGGCCGGGCCGGTCCTGCTGGAGCCGATCTCGCTCCTCGAGGTCACGGTCCCGGCCGAGTACCAGGGCGACGTGATGGGCGACCTGAACGCCCGCAGGGGCCGGGTGCAGGGCACCGAGCCGGCCGGCGACGGCGAGCAGGTCATCACGGCCATGGTCCCGACCTCGGAGATCATGCGCTACGCCATCGACCTGCGGTCGATGACCGGCGGCCGCGGCCGGTTCACGGCCCGCCACGACCACTACGACCTGATGCCCGCCCACCTCGTCGACAAGGTGAAGCGCGCGGACGAGGAGTAG
- a CDS encoding class I SAM-dependent methyltransferase, which yields MSAPEDHVARNQAHWTSMAPAYAEYGRRAWAADEITWGIWSIPEDDARLLPPVDGTDVVELGCGTGYVSAWLARRGARPVGVDPTAAQLATAAALQEEFGVRFPLVRAAGERVPLRDASFDLVVSEYGAAIWADPYRWIPEAARLLRPGGRLVFLGNAPLLMLCVPDEDDVPADRTLKRPYFDMCRVEWPGDASVEFHLPHGEWVRLLRECGFEIEALAELRPPATATTGFPFVTLDWARQWPTEDVWVARRR from the coding sequence GTGAGCGCCCCCGAGGACCACGTGGCCCGCAACCAGGCCCACTGGACCTCGATGGCGCCGGCGTACGCCGAGTACGGCCGGCGGGCGTGGGCGGCCGACGAGATCACCTGGGGCATCTGGAGCATCCCGGAGGACGACGCACGGCTGCTGCCGCCGGTCGACGGCACCGACGTCGTGGAGCTGGGCTGCGGCACGGGCTACGTGTCGGCCTGGCTCGCCCGCCGCGGTGCCCGCCCCGTCGGCGTGGACCCGACGGCCGCCCAGCTGGCGACGGCGGCCGCCCTCCAGGAAGAGTTCGGGGTCCGGTTCCCGCTGGTGCGGGCGGCGGGGGAGCGGGTGCCGCTGCGCGACGCGTCCTTCGACCTGGTCGTCAGCGAGTACGGCGCCGCCATCTGGGCCGACCCGTACCGGTGGATCCCCGAGGCGGCCCGCCTCCTCCGGCCCGGCGGCCGGCTGGTGTTCCTCGGCAACGCCCCGCTCCTCATGCTCTGCGTGCCCGACGAGGACGACGTGCCCGCCGACCGCACGCTGAAGCGGCCCTACTTCGACATGTGCCGGGTCGAGTGGCCCGGCGACGCGTCCGTCGAGTTCCACCTGCCCCACGGCGAGTGGGTCCGGCTCCTGCGGGAGTGCGGGTTCGAGATCGAGGCGCTGGCCGAGCTGCGGCCGCCGGCCACGGCGACCACCGGCTTCCCGTTCGTCACCCTGGACTGGGCCCGCCAGTGGCCCACCGAGGACGTCTGGGTCGCCCGCCGCCGCTGA
- a CDS encoding HIT domain-containing protein produces MALERLWAGWRLAYVTSAADEPAEDPGDDGCVFCRILASEEPPERTYVLWRGERCAALLNAYPYSSGHLMVMPRRHVADLEDLAPDEAAELWSAVTDAVRAIKAAYRPHGLNLGVNLGRPAGAGVPGHVHVHAVPRWDGDTNFMTVAAETRVLPEALPDTWSRLRAAWPS; encoded by the coding sequence ATGGCGCTCGAGCGGCTGTGGGCCGGCTGGCGGCTGGCCTACGTGACGTCGGCCGCCGACGAGCCGGCCGAGGACCCGGGCGACGACGGCTGCGTGTTCTGCCGGATCCTCGCGAGCGAGGAGCCCCCCGAGCGGACGTACGTGCTGTGGCGGGGCGAGCGGTGCGCGGCGCTGCTCAACGCCTACCCGTACTCGAGCGGGCACCTGATGGTCATGCCCCGCCGCCACGTCGCCGACCTGGAGGACCTGGCCCCCGACGAGGCGGCCGAGCTGTGGTCGGCGGTCACCGACGCCGTCCGGGCCATCAAGGCGGCCTACCGCCCGCACGGCCTGAACCTCGGCGTCAACCTCGGCCGCCCGGCCGGCGCCGGCGTGCCCGGCCACGTCCACGTCCACGCCGTGCCGAGGTGGGACGGCGACACCAACTTCATGACCGTCGCGGCGGAGACGAGGGTCCTCCCCGAGGCCCTGCCCGACACCTGGTCCCGCCTCCGCGCCGCCTGGCCGTCCTGA
- the thrS gene encoding threonine--tRNA ligase, producing the protein MADQIVISLPDGSSREMPAGSTAADLAAAIGPRLAKAAVIATIDGEERDLGTPLPDGASVAIVTDGSERGRYTIRHSTAHVLAQAVLDLFPGATFGIGPPVEDGFYYDFQLPDGRTFTPEDLDRIEARMREIIAERQPFVRDEIPDDEAERLFADHPFKLEIIRGAAEDPMSVTEPGIVRTYANPPRFVDLCRGPHVPDTGRLGHFKLMRVAGAYWRGDERNPMLQRIYGTAWESDAALKEHLHRLEEAEKRDHRRLGVELDLFHFPPEVGGGLPLFHPKGGLVRKLMEDYSKAEHERAGYSFVWTPHLAKSTLFEISGHLDWYADGMYPPMEMEGATYYPKPMNCPMHMLIYKSQQRSYRDLPLRLFEFGTVYRFERSGVVHGLTRVRGITQDDSHIFCTPEQLEGELASLLAFVLRLLRTFGLREFEAELSTRPEKFVGEPEEWDEATDALRYALEQADVPYVVAEGEGAFYAPKIDVHVRDAIGRRWQLSTLQVDFQLPQRFDLEFVGADNQRHRPSVIHRALFGSVERFFGILLEHYAGALPVWLSPVQVRVLPVRDGHEPYASRLVDRLRAEGFRADSVGAGEPLGGRIRWAKLEKIPYVLVVGDEDAESGTAGVNPRGGEVERGVPVDDFVDRLRAEVTAEVAEPLA; encoded by the coding sequence ATGGCCGACCAGATCGTGATCTCGCTCCCCGACGGCTCCTCGCGAGAGATGCCGGCCGGGAGCACCGCCGCCGACCTGGCGGCCGCGATCGGCCCGCGCCTGGCCAAGGCGGCCGTGATCGCCACGATCGACGGCGAGGAGCGGGACCTGGGCACGCCGCTGCCCGACGGCGCGTCCGTCGCCATCGTCACGGACGGCTCGGAGCGGGGCCGCTACACGATCCGCCACTCGACGGCCCACGTGCTCGCCCAGGCCGTGCTCGACCTGTTCCCGGGGGCCACGTTCGGCATCGGGCCGCCCGTCGAGGACGGCTTCTACTACGACTTCCAGCTCCCCGACGGCCGGACGTTCACGCCCGAGGACCTCGACCGCATCGAGGCCCGCATGCGGGAGATCATCGCCGAGCGCCAGCCCTTCGTCCGCGACGAGATCCCGGACGACGAGGCCGAGCGGCTCTTCGCCGACCACCCGTTCAAGCTCGAGATCATCCGCGGCGCGGCCGAGGACCCGATGTCGGTGACGGAGCCGGGCATCGTCCGCACCTACGCCAACCCGCCGCGGTTCGTCGACCTCTGCCGCGGCCCGCACGTGCCGGACACGGGCCGCCTCGGCCACTTCAAGCTCATGCGGGTGGCCGGCGCCTACTGGCGGGGCGACGAGCGCAACCCCATGCTCCAGCGCATCTACGGGACGGCCTGGGAGTCCGACGCGGCGCTGAAGGAGCACCTGCACCGCCTGGAGGAGGCCGAGAAGCGCGACCACCGCCGGCTCGGCGTCGAGCTCGACCTGTTCCACTTCCCGCCCGAGGTCGGCGGCGGCCTGCCCCTGTTCCACCCCAAGGGCGGCCTCGTCCGCAAGCTCATGGAGGACTACTCGAAGGCCGAGCACGAGCGGGCCGGCTACTCCTTCGTGTGGACGCCGCACCTCGCCAAGTCGACCCTGTTCGAGATCTCCGGGCACCTCGACTGGTACGCCGACGGCATGTACCCGCCCATGGAGATGGAGGGGGCGACGTACTACCCGAAGCCCATGAACTGCCCGATGCACATGCTGATCTACAAGAGCCAGCAGCGGTCCTACCGCGACCTGCCGCTGCGCCTCTTCGAGTTCGGCACGGTGTACCGGTTCGAGCGCTCGGGCGTCGTCCACGGCCTCACGAGGGTGCGGGGCATCACCCAGGACGACAGCCACATCTTCTGCACGCCCGAGCAGCTGGAGGGCGAGCTGGCGTCGCTGCTCGCGTTCGTGCTGCGGCTGCTGCGCACGTTCGGCCTCCGGGAGTTCGAGGCCGAGCTGTCGACGCGGCCGGAGAAGTTCGTGGGCGAGCCCGAGGAGTGGGACGAGGCCACCGACGCCCTGCGCTACGCGCTGGAGCAGGCCGACGTGCCCTACGTCGTCGCCGAGGGCGAGGGCGCGTTCTACGCGCCGAAGATCGACGTGCACGTGCGCGACGCCATCGGCCGGCGCTGGCAGCTGTCGACCCTCCAGGTCGACTTCCAGCTCCCGCAGCGCTTCGACCTCGAGTTCGTCGGCGCCGACAACCAGCGGCACCGGCCGAGCGTCATCCACCGCGCCCTGTTCGGCTCCGTCGAGCGGTTCTTCGGCATCCTCCTCGAGCACTACGCCGGCGCGCTGCCGGTGTGGCTGTCGCCCGTGCAGGTGCGGGTGCTGCCGGTGCGGGACGGGCACGAGCCGTACGCGTCCCGGCTGGTCGACCGCCTGCGGGCCGAGGGGTTCCGGGCCGACTCGGTCGGCGCCGGCGAGCCGCTCGGCGGGCGCATCCGCTGGGCCAAGCTCGAGAAGATCCCGTACGTGCTGGTGGTCGGCGACGAGGACGCCGAGTCGGGCACGGCCGGCGTCAACCCCCGCGGCGGCGAGGTCGAGCGGGGCGTGCCGGTCGACGACTTCGTGGACCGCCTGCGGGCCGAGGTGACCGCCGAGGTGGCGGAGCCGCTCGCATGA